TTCTTctcaaaaaagaaagagtTTGCAGTAGGTGAGAAGCGAGTGTTGAGCGTCGTCTCCCCTTGTCCAGCTGCAAGGCGCCTCTGCGCCGCATGCAGACGGGTTCCTGGCATTTCTGAGCCACACGAAGACATGATTCGTAGTGCTGCTTCATGCCGTCAGCTTAGCGTAGGCCGCCGATGAGTGGCGAGGAAGCTGAGTGCGGTGTAGCGATGACTGAGAGGCCATGTGGTTGGTGTGGACTGAAGTCCTCTCGGCACGCTCCAGTCGGGCGGCCGCCAATCAGGCCAGGTCGAACCGAGAGTCTGGGAGGACGTCCGCCACAGAATGGGGACGTTGGGGTCTCATGCGGCCACCGGGTCTCCCTCGTCTCCAACGTCATGGGACGGCGTAATGGGGCTCTGGGCATTGGGCTCTGAGCCTCTCATCCCCGGCAGAATCCCCCTGCCTTGAGGTTTTCAGAGCACTGACTCCTGCGGCAGCTCGCAGAGGAGAATCTCAAAAGATCTCGACGTTCAGGGGCTGCTCGTTTGCCTCAGTGATCCGGGCTCGTCGACAAGTCAATGCATTGTTCGTGCTGTCCCTGAGGTGGCTGTCCGTCGTCCCCCGCCAGCCATTCCAAGAATACGACCCTGGTCGGCGGGGCCAGATGCCAATCAGGGGGTAAATGACAGGGATACAAGGCTGGACGGCAAGGGTCGGACCAGCCGATCGTATCGAAACGGATTAGCGGGTGACGAGCCACAACCAGTCGGCCATCACCACTCTGCCAAGCCTCAAACGTTTGTCGACTGTGAGACGGGACGACTGCCGAAAAGATGGATAGATGCTGCGCGGTGAGGACACTTGCTTGCGTTCGGGCACAGGCCGTGTCAACGGAGGTGCTCTAGCACCTGACGGCTTCTAGACTGACATCCTTGGTGAGACTTGGGACTATTGACGACTCAGCTCCGAACGAGTGAGCCATTATTGTTGCCATCAcaagccaagcttgaggcCTGTGGCCCAATCCCCTGAGAGATCGCCGTCATATCAGGGGTTCAGTAGATCTCGAGCCTGACAGCCTTCACGCGTGGCCCTAGAACAGTCTGAGACTGAAAATGTCTCCTGACACTCCTCCCCCTTTAGGCGGTTACTCCGCAGCGGTAAGGGGGTTTGCAAGTCGGAGAGTTTTTTCTTCGTTTTCCTGTCCTCCTAGACCTAGTGAAACAGGGCTAGTTTCATGGAcgtcccttcttcttggtgtctCTGAGCTCTACAATGAAGCCAATCACACGTGGAGGGTGTCATTCGGACGGGTTCGGTGATTTGCAGGAGCCAAAGTCCCAATGGTCTCGGCTGCCGTTCTGCCGCAGGGAGGATCGTGATGTTTCGCgttttggtgttttggtgttttggctgagttggtggtggtgttttAGTGGAGTTGGTTGGTTGGATAGGTATGGCCATAGCCGCCCGGAGGCATCCGAGCTCCGTACTTTCCTGACGTGGCGGGCTGACAGAGGTGAGATAGACCGCCTGAAAATAGTCATCAATAGGTGGTTTTTAGTGTCTGAATGCCTGCAACCCGTTCTGCAGCCCTCCTCTGATATGCCCAGCCCCTCGTGTCTTGCCCTATGGCATCTGATGTAAGGAACGCAGGAGCCGTCTAGTCACTGGATGCCTCGGGCGCATCCTGATATCCAATCGCAAAGACGTTGTGACGCCAGATCCagcttggcgatgctgtCAGCAAACATTTCTTGCTTTGATGCATTCTGATCAAGACACCAATAGCTGGTCTGCTATAGTCGCCCGAAAGGCCTCGCGTTCAAGTTGCCACTTTCCTCGTGACCACGAGCATCTGCGGCTTCTTCAACACGACCAACACTACTTAACTTGGAGACGGACCGGGGTACAATCGGACGAAACTCGCCGATTTCTTCGCTACCTCGACGACCAGGACCGGGACCCAGGGGTCTTCGAGTCGAGACGATCCGCTGAGATGACGTCTCTCACCTGAGGGATCTTGGGATTCAACATGCTCAGAATTTCGACAACTGCGGTTGAAAATCTGCATGAAAGAACaatctccatcatgactccACGCGCGGAGCCACCCTGAGGACCCTGGACGATGGTGATCGGGCTTGTTTGATCTTCACTTCAAACACTACTGACAGGGCTGGCAATAACAGCCACGCGTCGTGAAACTTTCTGTACCCGCCTGGGGGATCTCACCTGTAACCGTTTTGGTCACTTCGTACGACAGCGACGGTGAGTTAGCCATTTCGCATATAGATTGAGCAGCCTGGCTGAATCTTAATGGATTAGTCTACTGTTTGCAACTTTGCATTCTACACAAGACATTCCATGTTACCTTCACCTTTGAAGGATTATCTGCGACGCTTCTTTCAGGAAGAGTTAATGCAATCTGGGACATGGACCATCATGCCATGATGAATACGCCAAGTTACGATTacggccttgatggcgcCGTGTAAGTTTGCTACTTTTCGGGACCGGCCGATTGGGGATCATGCCCATTCTGTTGTAAGCTGTCGTCTGCTGGTGTTCAAATTTGTTGACAACAGCATGCAAAGCAAAAAACTTGTTATGAAGTTTGTTCCAGACTGCTGGGAGAGGTTAACCGCTCGGTAAAGGCTGGGACCAGAACCAATGTTCTAGCGGGGCGAGACCAACAAAGCTGCGTTGTCTGTTGGTTACTCATCGactttcttcctccttgataTTTCCGGGCGCTTGCGTTGTTGGTCGCAATGAATGTTTTGTCTATTCTCGTACTCGTAGGGCTGTCGTAATTCTATCTCAGGTCCATCCCAGCGTGTCTACCAAACTGTCGGTACCGACGTCTCAGACCTCACCGCCAGCTCACAAAAATGCATTGTTTTCTGCAACCAGATGCCCGGCCGGGCGCTGACATTAGGCAGGCGCTTACAGAAACATGACCAAATTAGTTGTCGGGAATCTGATCGGCCGTCTCTGGTCCAGTGGCGTCAGCAAAGGTGGCCTTGCGAATGAGAATGAGAGACTTGCCTGCATCGAACGCCCAGCCGCCTCGGGTCCAGAACTGCATCTTCTCCTTTCGGAACTCCTCAAAGTCCCATTCGACCTTCTCCAGGTGCGAGGGATTGTTAAAGACGTAGACCGAGGTCTCCTTGCGCTCACCCTCGCTGGTCTTGTCtccatccttcttcatcaacttAACCTGGACGGCCGTCTTGGTGTACTCGGATCCCTCAAAGTTGTCGAGCTTCTGGACGTTGGCGTCTGTGAGTCCAGTAGCGTAGATACCGAGAACGGTGTGTCCCTTCTCCGCGATAACACCAGGATAGTCGGCGAACTGAACTCGGTGGCGGCAGTACCCCTCCAGGATGGCCGGAGTGAATGTGTGCaggtccttgatgaccttggggGGATTCTTGTCTCCGTAGCAGACACTGAAGAAGACCTCAGGGGCCATCTGCGGCGGTTAGTCAGTCTCTCCTGCTTGTGGAACCGCATGTTCACAGCCCAAAGAGTTGAGGGTGCAACCTACCAGTGTGCCTAGGAACTAGGTTAGCATGGTACGCACACATACCCTGTACTGACGAAAGATTTCTTACCGTAGAAGAAGGCGGTGTTGTCTCCACTCATTTTGTCAGATGGTTGACAGATATGTATTTGGAGAGGTGAGGCTGTTATCAAGACCCAGATAGTATGGTTGGGCAgaggtgatggtgttgcagTGTGAAGATACTCTGATTCAGTTCTGGCGATGAGATGTTGAAGGATAAGAGACgggaagttgaagatgcccGTTGCAAGCTGCccttatatattttttaggGTGACGCCGAGTTATCTCCCAGGTGAAGTGGTGATTGCTTGTAGGAGGCTGCTTGGAGAGGATGCAATCATCCCCACTAACAGCACGTAGGCTCCCCTCCATAGTTGGTGGGGCAGTCGTACCTCATGGACAGTCACTTGCATGGAAACTTCCATTTACGTATTAGCTATATGGCAAAAATTGCTTAAAGTGGAATAAAGCCAAGGCTGTTACTCGTTCATCGTACAAAGAGCTCATGAAGTTTTAATGTTGGTAcctcgacaaacttgacaAAGGTATGGCTGTTTCCCGGTCAGCTCTCGGATTGTCAATCAGGGGAGCCAGTCATCGAAGTCAACGCGAAGAACAaacaaggagcagaaggagaTAAGATAAGGATAAGATAAAGGGCGAACTCGGGGTAAACTCCCCTGTAGGTGGGCCACAAAATAAACGAGACACTAGAACGGAAAATGTATCTGAGTCTTCTTAAACGCGATGG
This genomic interval from Fusarium keratoplasticum isolate Fu6.1 chromosome 9, whole genome shotgun sequence contains the following:
- a CDS encoding putative gamma-glutamylcyclotransferase, which codes for MSGDNTAFFYGTLMAPEVFFSVCYGDKNPPKVIKDLHTFTPAILEGYCRHRVQFADYPGVIAEKGHTVLGIYATGLTDANVQKLDNFEGSEYTKTAVQVKLMKKDGDKTSEGERKETSVYVFNNPSHLEKVEWDFEEFRKEKMQFWTRGGWAFDAGKSLILIRKATFADATGPETADQIPDN